AGATGTTATAGATTCCACACCGAATTCAGAACGACCAGAAGGATATACTGGAAATTTCCTAGTGATATCAAATGCTGGCTCCGAAACTACTTCTAAATCATCAATAATCACAAACCAAGGGTCTCAAACTATCACAGAAACTTCTGAAACGGAGAATGCTAAATCTGATTTATCTTTAGAAGCATCATCAAATCCAAATTCTGAATTTGAAGCTAGTGCAGAATATCTGCCAAAGGCAAACTCGACATCTGAGACTTCTTCGGGATCCCCAATAATATCAGATGATGGTTTCAAAACAACTACACAATCTCCAGTATTAGCTAATACAGAATCTTCTTTAGCGATACATGATGATTCTAATATAAAAGACATTGCAGAAACAGATTCTGAATCCGAACCAAATTCAGAAGCTACCGCAAGATCAACTGGAAATTTTCCAGCAATATCATCAAATGCTGGATCCCCAACAACTTTACAATCTTCGGAAACAGCAAAAATGGAAACTGTTACCGATCCGTCTGCCACGGGAAGTtctgaatttgaaataaattttccagCAGAAGAGGACTCAACATCAGGAAATTCTTGGAAACTTCCAGAGATATCAAATACCGTATCCGAAATGACTAGACAACCTCCTGCATTAGCAAGCTTACAATTTCAAACCAATTCAGGAGAAACTGGAAATTCAGAATCTGAATCAAATTATGAATCTCCGATGGGAACAACTGTacgttttcaattttctttgaatacTGGATCCGAAACTAATACAAAGTCTGCAGAAACAGTAAACCTGGAATCTCAAACCATCACAGTGACTTCCGCAGCGGGTAGTTCTGAATCCGATGAAGCTCCTCCATCAGAAGCAGTCTCTGCATCCGTAAATCCTATTGAATTCTTAGCAATATCAAACGCTGTATTTGAAATGACTACACAACCTCCATCATTAGATAGCATGAAGCTCCAAACCAACTCAAGAGAAACTGAAAATACAGAGTCTGAATCTGAACTTAATTTCGAATCTCTGACAGAAAACCCTGTACATTCCACAGTTGTTTCGAATACTGAATCCGAAACTACTACAAAATCTACAGCACCAGTGAATTCGGAATCCCAAATTATAACAGGAAATTCTGAATCTGATATAACTTCTAGATCAGAAGCAAACTCTACATCCGGAAATTCTTTGCAACTCCCAGAGATATCAAATGCCATATTCGAAATTACTACACAACCTCCAACATTAGCAAGCATAAAGTTTGAAACAAATTCAGAAAGTGGGGAGTCTGAACTAAATTCAGAATCTCTAACAGAAGATACTGAATATTTTCCAGCGATATCAAATGATTCGGCAACAGAAAGTGGGTCCGATATTAAAATAAGTACAGATTATCCTGCAACACCAAAAACTGCAATATATCCAACAGAGTccaattttggaacaaaatataatttatacttCAGCTCCGAACCAGTAAGTATAGTCAACTAATTAGAAATTCGACACGACACCTCTACTAATTAAGTTTATTCTTCCATACTTTATAAACTTCAGCACAATAATTTAACTccttaataataattgaattgagGATCAACAAAAATTTCACTCACATCGATTTCTATAATCAATATCTATAATAGGATATTTTTAGTTCTCTGCTTTCATTAGAtgttgtttcttctgttttactAATTTCTTTAAATCTGGTTAACTAgcttttatttatgtttattgatAATCAAAACAACAGTCCCTTTGTCATagatataatatttgatattaataattatattaaaattaattgatgatACTCTTTCTAGTATGGATCCAAATATTCCTACTAACATGAAATAATTGGGTTTTCTTCTGTGGATTTCTATAAAAAGAATTTCTTGTATTCGGAATTAAAGGTTAGGTATCTCTGtttctactttttttatgatgaaaCCCTCTCATGAGAATATAACATTGTAAAATCgaaatacatattaaaaaataatatttcttctaaatacagACATAGAGcaaccaatgaaaatatagCCTATATTAGGATGATCAGGATgatcaattttcgaaaaaaaaaaattgttttccgtGTGTTCAAACACAATAataatctctctctctctctatatatatatatatagaaaaaaaatctcagCAAGCTTAAGCTCTTTTCAGTACTTACAATTTAAAATAcgtgcaaaaaattttttttcaaatttccagtACCTCcccatttattaaattaatgcaAATCAGTTTGATGGACGTGCTCTTCGAAATTGCTTGTTTTCTTGAGTAACTCGCACTGGTTTCCCAATAGGAATCGATCAGGCACagcttttgaaaaaaaaaaatttttttttctcacttCCATTTTTCATTAgtgaatctttataattatattatgtGTACTTAAAATTGATACTAAGAGCTCAACccagaaaactgaaaaatatttggagtttactcagtaaaaaattttcgtaatgccatccgtattcaagataaagggcgttggACTTGAtaatttccaattcaaaatattccgaaaacgatAGACAGTATGGAATTTTATCAAGAGAAactttttgttgtaaaattaaatgatggttaagttcacttgaaaatttgcttcataaatataatattgaaaaagttatgtgcAATACTATTTggtacctaacctaaccgtgTAACCAGcaccctctatgagagtcagataaaaaaagaaattcattgtatgtgtataatttttctCATCAACGCCCTTTATCTGGAATACGGATGgagttacgaaatttttttactgaccagaccacaaatatttttcagttctctatctatcctagagaggggatcaccttttttttaaCATCCTGTGTATAATATatgtaactttttttatatctattctTGCAGGCATCGTACCAAGGCGCACAATCAGCATGTGAGGAAATGAATATGCAATTGGTTACCATTGAAGATAAAGAGAAGAATGacgaaatacaaaaatatcttcagcaaataggtaataattgaattcatatcaaatattgttcaaaaaagGATATAGAATTAAATAAGATTAGTTACTATGAGCGAAACAGAATTCCTGAAATATTGAaagttattatatttgaaatattcctttTAACAGGCGAtactacaaaaacatttttatcggGAGCAGTAAGAAGAGGATTAGACGGAAGAAAAGCTGGAAATGAGCCGTTCCGTTGGGAGAATTTACATAGACTCACATTTAGAAACTTCATAGAAGGCACGCCTAGAAACTATCCAGATATTGAAAGGACGGTGATTGCCGTTACGAACGATGGAAAAGAATTGAAATGGTTAGATGTTAAACCTACAGATAATTACTATTACATATGCGAAACACCTTCTTCTTCAGATGTTCCTGGTAGGTATTCCCAATATTCTAATACACAAATAATATAATCAGTTTCATTCTTGTATCAGTTCGTCTGTCACATCTATTTCTTCCTCACACTCACAAATTGaagtaattatttcatttttattaatatgtagTTGGAGAAGAGGTATTTTCTAGACATTACAACATGGATAAACAACATTGTACACTTGTGctctattaatatttgaatacaaGTGTGCAAACTATAGAAATGTGTTATACATGAGATTTCTGTTTAAATCATGATTATACTATTGTtaaaggaaattgaaaatttgacatgcaatttatgttttgtttcaGCTCCTCTTGAACCAGAAAATCCGTACAATTTCCATTTTAGTGACTTCATTGTAAGTTATTTGCGTTAGTTAATACAGAATATGTGCTCACATTTTATTTATGCAACTCTctcttattttgaataatttttattccataaaagTGTTGAGATGAAAAGAACAGTAGTTGTAAAAAACATATAAGTTTTAATGAATGTACAGTGTACAGCTCTTAAATGATTACTTTTTGGAAAGTTTCGAAAATTTGGAGGTGGTTTAACATAACCATTGAAGATCCGAATCCGAAGAACTATCTGAGCACAAAACCTATGTCTTGTATAGAAAAACGAGCATCTAAAAATAGCAGAACTTGTACTTTCTTCCTGCTGGTAAAACAATGCCTTTCATGGATATTCAATCATATCAAATTCTAGAATTTggtttattatttcaaatctttgaaaaaatctaattcAAGTAAATGTCACCGGTGGaatttttatcaatgaaaaagggGCTTGAAATGTTATGACTGAATTGAGGAGCTGAAATTTGCCTCAGTTTTTCAAGATAATCTTAGGGCAAACTTCCCAGTATGTGAATTTCTGCTTAAAATTCAGAAGTCTTGGCACTAATCTGGCTGAAATTTTGTTGTTAACGCTGATGCTCTAATGCCATATCGCTTACAGTTCTGCAATGGTCTCCCTAAATGGATTATCCTACTGCGTTGACGTTTTCATCGGTGGTACTTGTGCTGAGGTGCCGCGCATATTGCAATTTGGCCATAATTTCTCAGCCTCTGCTTCGGAACATTATTCATACGTTCGTATCTTGGTGAGGCATTCATCCTCGAATTTCTAAAATagtcttttaaaaattttttcggatttcaccaaaaaacaaattatgatgCGTTGCGCAGCAAACACTGCTACATCCTTCTCACTCATGGCTATAGATATAATGAAAAGCAAGGTTACGCGGTTCCGGCTGTTCTCGACGCTTCAAAATAGACCAGTCTAAAATCTAATACAGCCACTTTTACGACACTAAATTTTTCGCGCATTTATTCCAAAACTCCGGTTTCgacacttttccaaaatttaaaaaaagatttgaaCATTTTGGAGGCTTATCCAATTACTTAATctaaaaatgtatagaaaattaTCAACTTCTATTGTTCATTTCCAGGTGGATTCCTATAGAGCTGCAGCTTCCGAATGTGCTAAATTAGGAATGTCATTGGTTACAATATCCAATGAGGTAAAAAATTATGCGCTGGCAAAAATACTAGAGGCAAATGGTAATtctttgaattgtttttaaaatattaatttttttagaatctgctgttaatattaaaactgcaaAAATGGGATAAACCAAATCACAGATGATCGatgaattaataacattttcgtCCATTCATTTTTCGTGTAATATCTTTTAATTAGTAATTCTTGATGCTTTGAACATTCTTAGACATTCATTGGCTTCAGTTTAGGTAACAACTTATATTCTATTCAATATCAGGTGTTGAATTCTGAGTTTCTGCAGTGCGCTGTATGCAGTTATAGAATCTGCAGTCTACTTTTTCTACCGGTTTGGATTTATTGAAGTGACTATTCATTTACCTGTATTACATTCTTTTTGTGTAATAGTGTCTCATTAATGTCTTACTTACTATGTTTTAAGTAGTATTATCCAgtagtatttatttttcttcagttCCTTTTAATAATGTATTGGTGTTGATTTGGGTTTTTTCCTAATCTTCCAGAATGTCTTGCTCTGGGCCCATACACTCTTTACACTCTTATCCCAGCTGTTTTCTTTGCTTCTGGACCATCTTTGTACTATTCTGTGCTATTATTTCATTGTCTAGTAATAATTTCCAATCACAAATACAATTCTGTATTTCCGAGGAACGAAAATACTACTTATCGTATTAAACCTCCGTTCctgtttttacatatatatatatagcgtATATTTTCAACCACTGGAATATGAATGAAACAACACTATgacatttctaaatttttacgAATAGCTAATATACATGGCTTATTCTTTGTAGATGATAGTACTCGGTATCTGCAAATGTCTTTCGTGAAGAATAACGTTCTAGTGTGGCCGAACTGTGATCGAGTACAGTGGACAAACCCAAGTACAGACTGCTTCACAAAATCAACAGATCTTTGTGAATCCATACATTTTGACTATGCCACTCAAAATGCAGGTTGGTGTAGGGATGACTGCTCGAAACGTAGATTTCTCCTATGCGAAAACATAACCAAATCAGAATTGAGCCAAAATGGAGCAAAAAAGTGTAAGGTTAGAACAGGTCATGGAACAGCAGGTGTATAGACAAAATCTGGTAGTGGAGGCTGTAAAGGTAGCAAGGTAGCGTGGTAGCTtattaaataagtaaaattgGTAGTTCATGTAATATATTGAtgagaataattaataaatggtAGAAATGATGATACGAGTTATTTATTAGTAGattttcactttaatttttaCTGAACACTGTGGTTTACTATAACTAATCATACTGTGTATAACAGTATATGAATGTAACCTATAATTACAATTCTTAATTGCATGTTACTAATCACATATTACTGTAGACTTTCAGAAAGTTATCAAATCATTGATTTTCCTCTATGAACAGTTGTTTAATCAATCAACTTCATCCAAATTTCTGCTTTCTCACTCTAAactatatatagaaaataattatcgatTAAGTTCATCTCAGGATATTTCTTAAACCAGAGCTCATACAAAGTAAACAATTTCACGACATCCCAAAGCGCTTCCTGTGACCTAATACTCATATCAATAGTACGTTCTATGTACAAATAGTAAATCAGTATCAGTAGATCGATGTGTATATTTACCGACAATGACACTGATGTATCCAGTCTGCTTTGTTTGTATTGAAGCTATATATCAAACACTAAAGACAACGTATCCATCCGTAATTTGATATCCACAACCAAGGCATAGTGCCATTTATAAATAGGTaaattttgtcaatttattACAAAGTAGTATATTAGGAAtgatataattatacaaaaatcgTGTAACTATATTGAATTACATATTCATCAAtgacaattatttcatttttatccaTAGATAatcttttatattcaatatttaaataaatgtgcTTGTCAAATGtgtaagaattatttttttataacaatcaTTTTGTTTCGATGCAacttattttacaataaaatgaaattaaatcttaatatatgtttttgagatatagctCTCATTAGATCCGACATTTGATTTGTATCAGGAAAGATATATAATTGATGACTTCGCATctagtataaatataaatatctacTGAATGTAacagccgcatttggctaaaaagtgttgtttcatcaatgcaccagctcacacattcgttattgcaatgaccaaaattaataaattacctCATGTACTCTATTTTTCAGATTTAGCCCCTATTTTCTGCTTCAAAAGTGTTTGGAGCTGAAACCAGAAAacgttgaaaaattaatatatttttctctaaaatttttgtgttttttttgttgggtcaggtacttctgggaccatatTCGTATAGAAACATCAATATGGCGGAATCGACATGCAGAATTCAGTTCAAGGGAGCAGTCAGCAATTCCAACATAGAGATCCTGCAGAAATTCCGGAACAAAATCATACGTATCTTTGTCATTACTCCCAGACATTTTACCAATAGTGTTATAGTGGCATCTCAATTGAATGAATCAAAGGATTAATTGAGTAAATTTGTGACAACCGCTACAAAGTGTCTACAGATCCAAATTATTTGACTAAACGGTTATTTAAACGAAACAGCGAAATACGGAGTCTTAAATAATGCAACCTCCTAAATTCATAAGTAGACTCATGTTGTTATCATTAATTCTTGATCAACCCTAcataatcataaaatattggTAAAGTTTGTAGAATTGTAcgaaagtttcaaaataattctctATAAATTTACATTCGATTTTGGAATTTAAAGTGGGCAAgcatatatataatttaatataggCAAAATTATGACGATTCAACCCATTcattctataataatatatttattttatttattttatgaaataggCTAGTGACGTGACAATTTTcgttcataaatatatttaggGTTGGTagatgaattattcaaaattgtaatATAATGTTGAAAATACAGTTATGTGATGTTGTGGCGGAAGGTTTCGGTACAAACGgaattaatattgaaatcgtgcagttcaaataaatttcattttattccgTAATCGGGATGATTAACAGTTTCAATAACGTACTTGAAAAATGAATTCACTAATTACTGTTGATGTTTATTACGTTAATTGCCAGAAAGTTGTAAATGTTAACCACGTTATTTTGATGTCGATACGGAGAATAAAACTTGATGCCATGGAAAGTGTGCTTACAAAATTTGTAATCATATAtgatatacttttatttaaggAACTCGTTCCTCATGCTTCAaacacaaaaatcaaaatatgattatattGGGTCGGACAGAATGgacaaaacatcaaatttgtgATTTAATTATGAGCTTTATGAAATGATACATATCTAGTGGTATCACATCTTTTGCgatatgtatttataatttttttgggaaaatatGGTATTGCTTGATTTACTGATACCAAGTTGAGTGGATCTTTGACTTACGGATTACggtttaataacaataaatcattGGTAAGGTGGAGTatttatataatacaaaattaacaataattacatCCTAATCTGAATGAATTGTGAAG
This DNA window, taken from Diorhabda sublineata isolate icDioSubl1.1 chromosome 4, icDioSubl1.1, whole genome shotgun sequence, encodes the following:
- the LOC130442728 gene encoding uncharacterized protein LOC130442728, whose translation is MLTIRSSENVKIIVFVGILMQSMISADNEKYAATIETVSTESQSNIIINTLAEIRTEAITTISTETGSESTTTEAPASLESNTTESRTQTESQSGTISESTERVNSEAARATNSPEEENAEYTMFIESTEATMNSSDETDSEPDLTSESFSNESGTKSLEKVDSIPSTSSGLLAISNDRSETTANSIASENLESDIITDTSAVENTESNSSSETSTNEEYDLESSETFVASSAPAISNAGSETTTQSPGVTIPKFQLSTESSKLLDADSNPYSHDSSITESQSESNSESRSETNENFLAISNAGSEINTISSAIINQEFQIITETSKAENAESSVTDNNGPDSSSKLPQNEESEFKSSEESSDDANSTSGTSSELPTISNDGSYTITQSPEVVISNLQASSEDPTAIDVIDSTPNSERPEGYTGNFLVISNAGSETTSKSSIITNQGSQTITETSETENAKSDLSLEASSNPNSEFEASAEYLPKANSTSETSSGSPIISDDGFKTTTQSPVLANTESSLAIHDDSNIKDIAETDSESEPNSEATARSTGNFPAISSNAGSPTTLQSSETAKMETVTDPSATGSSEFEINFPAEEDSTSGNSWKLPEISNTVSEMTRQPPALASLQFQTNSGETGNSESESNYESPMGTTVRFQFSLNTGSETNTKSAETVNLESQTITVTSAAGSSESDEAPPSEAVSASVNPIEFLAISNAVFEMTTQPPSLDSMKLQTNSRETENTESESELNFESLTENPVHSTVVSNTESETTTKSTAPVNSESQIITGNSESDITSRSEANSTSGNSLQLPEISNAIFEITTQPPTLASIKFETNSESGESELNSESLTEDTEYFPAISNDSATESGSDIKISTDYPATPKTAIYPTESNFGTKYNLYFSSEPASYQGAQSACEEMNMQLVTIEDKEKNDEIQKYLQQIGDTTKTFLSGAVRRGLDGRKAGNEPFRWENLHRLTFRNFIEGTPRNYPDIERTVIAVTNDGKELKWLDVKPTDNYYYICETPSSSDVPAPLEPENPYNFHFSDFIVDSYRAAASECAKLGMSLVTISNEVKNYALAKILEANDDSTRYLQMSFVKNNVLVWPNCDRVQWTNPSTDCFTKSTDLCESIHFDYATQNAGWCRDDCSKRRFLLCENITKSELSQNGAKKCKVRTGHGTAGV